CAGCCAGCCGTTCTTGACGTGAACGGTCGCCGTCCCGGGCGCGCCGGCCGGTGTTCCCCAGCGCTGATCCGGGACGACACGGTTCATGAGCCGCAGGGCGTAGCTCCGGGAACGCGCGCCGAGAACGTTGGTCTCCGAGGTCAGCAAGCGGAGCAGCTTCACCTGGTCGCCCGCCGTGATCTGGGTGCGACCCCACGCGCCCTTCGGGCCGGGCACGGTGTCCCGCATTCCGGCCAGGTTCAGGAAGTGCTGGATGCCGTCATGGCCGATCTGGTGCCAGAGGGCGTTCGTGGCGGCGTTGTCCGACTTGGTGATCATGGCGGTGGTCAGGTCGACCTCGCGTGAGGTCAGGTGACGGTTCTCGTCGGCGACCTGGCGCAGCAGGGCTCCAAGAATCGTGACCTTGACCACGCTCGCCGAGTCGAAGGCCGTGTCGGCCCGGAACGCGCACGACGTGTCCGTGGTCCGGTCGTAGAGCGCGAGCGCCGAGGCCTTGCCGTGCCCGTGGAGCGATGCGGCTATGTCGCGCTCCAGTCGGTCCGCCAGTCCGGGCCGGTGCGAGGTGCACCTCACCGGGGAGCCTCCGACGCTCGTGGCGGCACTGCTCGTACCAGCCGCCGCGCCCGCCTGAGCAGGGGCGGCGGCCGCGAAGGCGGTGAGCGCCGAGCCGGCGGCCAGGGCCGCGGCGAGTCCCTGCTTTGCGCGCCGCGGCAGCGGCATGTGCGTTCCCTGCATGGAGGTTCCGTCCTGCTCTGTGTCTGCGGTCGCATCGGCAGCGGTGCTGACCCGTCAGCGGCGAGGTCCACGTCCTGCGACGAGGTCGGGGTTGCGGCCGATGCCCCACACCAGGGCTTCGCGCCGACCGGTGCGCATAGTCCGTCCGTCACACTCGGTGAGCAGCGCTTCGTCGCGCGCCCGCCGGGCGGCCGGCGGTCGGATGAACGACCCGGATCCCGAATGACGGCGACGCTACAGGGACGGGGCGGCGGCCGGGCGAAAGATGAGTCGGTATGTCCGCTATAGGCGTTTTAGCTGCGTGTGATGTTGTTCATGGATGAATTGACCACCGGGGCGGCAATCGCCACAGGGAGGTGCAGGGGGGCCGAACAGAGCGCGTCCCGTGGGTGGTCGAACAGGCCGTACTCGCATAGGCGGTTGAGCAGGCCGCACACGCACCACCCGCACGAAGACGACACGCCCCACCCGCCCGAATACTCTTGTCCGCCCTTCCCGGCCCGCATTACCGTGCAGCGGTGGATCTCTTCTCACGTTCCTGGACGGCATTGCGCACCGCCGTCGCCGAAGTCCCGGACGAGGACTACGAGCGGCCCTCCGGCTGTACGGGCTGGCTTGTGCGGGACCTCGTGTGCCACCTGGTCATCGGCGCCCAGGACGTCCTGATCACCCTGGTCACGCCGGCGGAATCCGAACCGACCGTGGACGCCGTCACCTACTGGGGCATCGTCGAACCCCCGACCGGCGAGGACCCGCTCGACGCGCTGATCCCCCGGCTGGCCGCCGCTTACGGCGAGCCGAGGTGGCTCAAGTTCCACCTCGACGACGTCGGGTCCGCGGCGGGCCGCGCCGCCCAGCTCGCCGATCCCGCCGCCCGCGTCAGCACCCGCGACGAGGTGCTGACCGTCGGCGACTTCCTGTCCGCGTACGTCCTCGAATGGACCTTGCATCACCTCGACCTGATCGCCCACCTGCCGTCGGCCGCGCAGCCTCCCGCCGAGGCCCTCGCGGCGGTTCGCGCGACGCTGGAGAAGATCTCCGGGACCCCGTTCCCCGCCTCGTTCTCCGACACGGACGCGCTCCTGGTCGGCACCGGACGTCGCACACCGACCGACGAGGAGAAGGCCGCGCTGGGCGACTTCGCCGAGAGGCTCCCGCTCGTCATCGGCTGAGCGGGCTCTGTCCACGGGGCGGGCGCGAGCGACATGACGTCGCGGCAGGGCGACGTCCGAATCCCGCCAGCGTCGGCTCACGCGGGCAGCAAATATCGGTAGGGCCGAAGGCGCCGGCCTGCGGCCGCACCCCTAGGGGCAGGACCTCGAGCCCGCCCCACCCCGCCCCGTTCCGCCGCGCGAGAGACCCCAGACTTGAACCAGCCGCACCAGCGCACCCCCGCCCCGGACACACTCTTCAGCGACCACGCACCGGCCGCCGGCGCGCCACCCCGCATCCCGTACGACCCAACCGTCCCGGCACTCGGCGAACTCAACTGGGCTGATCTGTATGGCCAGTTGAACGATGCGGGCGTCGCCGTCACCCCACCTCTCCTGTCCCGCACACAGTGCCAGGAGATCATCGACACGTTCGGGGAACCCGCCCTGTTCCGGTCCACCGTGGTCATGCAGCGATACCAGTTCGGCCGGGGCACCTACAAGTACTACGCCGACCCCACCGACGTACCGCTCGTCCAGACCCTCCGCGAGCGGCTCTACCCGCCGATGGCGTGGATGGCCAACCAGTGGGCGCCTCAGCTCGGCGAGCGGACCTTCCCCGGCACGCTGGACGAGCTGATCGACGAGTGCGCGGACAACGGGCAGAAGCGGCCGACCCCGCTGATCCTCCAGTACGGCCAGGGCGACTACGCCTGCCTTCACCAGGACATCTACGGCGACATCGTCTTCCCGCTGCAGATCGCCGTCATGCTCAATCAGCCCGGCGAGGACTTCACGGGCGGCGAGAACGTGTTCGTCGAGCAGCGCCCGCGCTTCCAGTCCCGCGCCATGGTGGTCAAGCCGCAGCTCGGCCAGGGAATGATCTTCCCGGTCCGGCACCGCCCGGTCCGCGGCAAGAACGGCTTCCGCCGGCACCCCATGCGGCACGGCACGAACGCCGTCGAGTCCGGACACCGCAACGCCCTCGGCCTCATCTTCCACAACGCCCGCTGACCGTCCGCGCCCAGCCCGCCGCTACCCCTCACGACAAGGCACCGACCCCCGTCAGGGCAATGTCCGAATCCCGCCAGGCATAGCGGTATATAAGGCGCAGAGTTGGCAGTAGGACATCACCTTACGAGGAGATCTGGAAGGAACAGACCCATGACCGTCTACACGACGCTCGACAGCCCGCTGGGTGAACTGCTGCTCGTGGGCGAGGAGTCGGCCACCGCAAAGGGCGGCACCGCACTTGCCGCGCTGACCGTACCGGGCCAGAAGAACGGCGCCGTCGTCAAGGACGACTGGGCCGAGGACGCGGACGCGTTCACCGAGATCACCGCGCAACTGCGCGCCTACTTCGACGGCAGGCTCACGCACTTCGACATCGAGTACACCGGCAGCGGCTCGGAGTTCCAGCAGCGGGTGTGGAAGGCGCTGGAAGCCATCCCCTACGGCAGCACCCTGACCTACGGCGACGTCGCCGCGCGCATCGGCGCCTCGAAGGCCGCCGTCCGCGCCGTGGGTACGGCGATCGGCGCGAACCCGCTGCTCGTCGTACGCCCCTGCCACCGTGTGATCGGCGCCAACGGCACCCTCACCGGATACGCGGGTGGACTTGAGCGCAAGCGGCAGCTTCTGGACCTGGAGGGCCTGCGGCAGACCGCATGAACGCAGGTCCCTGAACGCCGCCCCTACGGCTCCCCCGGCTCCGAGGACACGCACGTCGACGGAGCCGGGGGGACACCTTCGACCCGAGGATCCTCACCATGCTGGACACCACCCGCCTGACAGGCCCGGTCGCGGACCGCGTCGCTCACGAGGAGTGGGGCGCCCTGGCCGACGAGCTCAACACCTACGGAAACGCCCCGACGGGCCGGCTCCTCACACCCGAAGAGTGCCGTCGGATCGCGGACCTCTACGACGACGCCGAACGCTTCCGCACCACCGTCGACATGGCCCGCCATCGTTTCGGCTCCGGGCAGTACCGCTACTTCACACATGTACTGCCGGACGTCGTACGCGAGTTGCGGGAGGCGTTCTATCCGCGGCTGCTGCCCATCGCCCGGGACTGGGCCGAGAAGCTCGGCAGACCCGCGCCCTGGCCCGACTCACTCGACGAGTGGATCGAGATGTGCCACACGGCCGGGCAGGACCGCTCGGCGCAGATTCTGCTGCGGTACGGGCCCGGTGACTGGAATGCGCTGCACCGCGACGTGTTCGGCGACATGCTCTTCCCGCTCCAGGTCGTCGTCGGCCTCGACGCACCGGGAACCGACTTCACCGGTGGCGAGTTCCTGATGACCGAACAGCGCGCCCGCGCACAGTCGAGGGGATCGTCCACCACCCTGCTCCAGGGCCACGGGCTGATCTTCACCACCCGCGACCGGCCCGTCGCCTCGAAGCGCGGCTGGTCCAACGCCCCCATGCGGCACGGCGTGAGTACCGTGCGCACCGGGCAGCGGCACACCCTCGGGCTCGTCTTCCACGACGCGGCATGAACCGAGACGGCCCGCCCGCCCCGTACGAGCATGAGCGCACATACACACTGCTCGGCCGGAGCGGCACGCCCTACCTGAGCACGACCCCGGGAACGCTCGGCGGGCACCGCCGCGGGCGCCTCTACGGGCGTCTGGGCTGCCCGTCCGCGCTGCGGGCCATCTCCCGGGGCCACTACGTGAAGCACCGGGTGTTCTTCCCGGACGAGGCCACCGCCGTCGCGGCCGGATTCCGGCCGTGCGCGGTCTGCCTGCCCGAGGAGTACGCCCGCTGGAGAGCCGACCGAGAGAGCACGCACCACGCCATGAACAACCTCTCCGACCGGGAATCGTCCCGCTCACCCCTGATCAGCCCTGCGGACCTGGCCGCGCACGGCGACCTGCCCCGCCCCTCGCCGCACACGGAGGCCGAACTCGCCGCACTCATACGCCTGTTGACGCTCCCCAGGTCCCGGATCGAGACCGTCACCGTGGGACACAGCCGTGACGAGGCGTCCCGCCAGGCCGCCGGCGCGTTCGCCACCGCCTGGGCCGCGCGGGGCGGCAAGGTGCTCACGACGGTCAACTGGCCCGAGAACGCGGCCTCCTGGCTGCGGCCGGCCACCCGGCTCACTGCCGGACTCCCCGACGCATGGGTGGTGGCCGCGGCCCCGCTCGGCTTCGCCCAACTGGCCCGCCGCCTGCGCCACTCCACCGACTGGGACCCGTCCCGCACCTACGCGTTCGCCTCCCTCAACGACTCCCGCGTGCCGGCACTCACCGGCCCGGACACCCTGCACGGCCTGCGCGGAGCGACCGCCGACGGGGGCACATGGGAGATCCGCCGCGGCTGGGTAACCACGTACGACCCCGCCGACTCGACCTCATGACCGGGACCTCATGACCAGACCGGCAACACCTCTCCGCGCGACGGAATGCGCGGCACTTCGTACAATTTGGCCCCGAACGATACCCTGCCCGGAACGCGCCGCGGTGGCGCCGAAGGAGTGTGCTCGTGCCAGGCCAACGATCCATCACCGAAGCCGAGAAGCTGGCGGAGGCGAAGCTCGGTGGAATGCCGGTCCGCCATGAACAGATGGCGGTGGTTGCCAACATCTACCGTGCCGCCTCGGCCGTCCGTCAGCACCTGGAGAACTCGGTCCTGCGCGAGTCCGACCTCACCTGGACCGCATTCGTGGTGCTCTGGGTGATCTGGGTCTGGGGCGAGTCGGAGACCCGCCATGTGGCTGAGGAGGCCGGTATCTCCAAAGGCACGCTCACCGGGGTCTCCCGCACGCTCGAGGCGCGGGGCCTGGTCCGGCGTGCCGGGCACCCGAACGACGGCAGGCTCGTGCTGCTCAGCCTCACGGACGAGGGCGAGGAGCTGATGCGACGGGTGTTCCCGAAGTTCAACGAGGAAGAGGCCTTCGTCGCCGGGCAGCTCAGCGACGAGGAGTGCCGCAGCATCGCGGACGGGCTGCGCAGGGTGGTGCTCCAGGTCGAGGAGCACGGCGAGGAGCGCCGGCTCGACCTTCTGGACGGCGCCGAGCCCGCCCCCCGCCGCAGCGGGCGCCGCCCCAAGGCCTGACCGGCGCCAAGGGAGGTGTCAGTCGTGAGCGCGCGCGGCCCGGACCAGGGCATCGAAGATGCCCTGCTGTGCGCCGTCCTCGTGTGCCGTGTCCTCCGGATGCCACTGCACGGCAGTGAACCAGCCGCGCGCTTCCGGGAGTTCGAGCGCCTCCACCGTTCCATCGACGGCGCGGGCGGTGACACTGAGTCCGGAGCCGAGCCGGTCCACCCGCTGGTGGTGGTAGCAGGACGCGTCCACCTTCTCGGTCCCGGTGGCCTGTTCGAGAAGCGAGAGGCGCTCGATCGCCACCGGGTGCACGATGTGCCGGTGCTCGCGTTCGGGACCGCCCATGTCCTGGTGCAGCGTGCCGCCGAGAGCGGTGTTGACCACCTGGAGTCCCCGGCAGATCGCCAGTAGCGGTATCGCGGCGTCGAGGGCCTGGCGGGCGAGTTCGAGGTCGAAGGCGTCCTGGGTGTCGTCGACGTCGTAGACGCTGGCGTGTGCCGCGGCGACTCCGTAGCGGTGCGGTGCGATGTCGCCGCCGCCGGGCAGGAGCAGGCCGTCGAAGCGGGCCAGCCGGGCGGCCACCTCGCCGGGGTCGGCGGTGCCGCCCGGTGCGTGCGGATGGACAGTGACCGGTTCCCCGCCGGCGTTCCAGACCGCCTCGATCAAGGCGCGGGCGTTGACCTCTGCGGCGTATCGAAGTGCTGAGGTGGAGGTGGCGAAGCGGGCCGGTACGGCGATGAGGGGCCGGGCCGTCACAGCTGGATCCAGGTGGTCTTGAGTTCGGTGTACTTCTCGAGCGCGTGGGCGGACTTGTCCCGGCCGTTGCCCGATTGCTTCATGCCGCCGAAGGGCACGGTGAGATCGCCCTCCTCGTAGCAGTTGACCCACACCGTTCCGGCCTTGAGAGCGCGGGAGACCTGGTGAGCGGTGGACAGGTCGGAGGTCCACAGTCCGGCGGCGAGCCCGTACTCGGTGGCGTTGGCCAGCGCGACGGCCTCGTCGAGATCGTGGAAGGTGAGCACCGACAGGACGGGGCCGAAGATCTCCTCCCGGGCGAGCCGCATCCCCGGGTTCACCTCGTCGAAGACGGTGGGCTGCAGGAAGCTGCCGCCGGTGTCGGCCAGGGTGCGGGTGCCGCCGGTGCGCAGCCTGGCGCCCTCGCTCGTGCCCGTGTCGATGTGGTCGAGTACGCGGCCGAGGTGGGCCTCGCCGACCAGGGCGCCCATCTCGGTGGCGGGGTCGAGGGGGTCGCCGACACGCAGTTCGCCGGCCCGTCGCACGATCGCCTCGGTGACACGTTCGGCGACGGAGGCGTGGACGAGGAGACGGGAGGGGGCGGTGCACATCTCGCCCTGGTTGAAGAAGATGCCCCAGGCGGCGGTCGCGGCCGCCTTCTCCAGGTCGGGGGCGTCGGGCAGGATGATGTTGGGCGACTTGCCGCCCAGTTCGAGCCAGACCCGCTTGAGGTTGGAGTCCGCGGCGTAGTGCAGGAAGTGCCGTCCGACGGCCGTCGACCCCGTGAAGGCGAGGACGTCGACGTCCGGGTGCAGTCCGATGGCACGCCCGGCGGTGGGGCCGTCGCCGGTGACGACGTTCAGGACGCCGGGGGGCAGGCCCGCCTCGGTGGCCAGCCGCCCCAGTTGCAGCGCCGACAGGGGCGAGTTCTCGGACGGCTTGAGGACGACGGTACAGCCGGCCGCGAGCGCCGGGGCGACCTTCCAGGAGGCAATGGTCAGAGGAAAGTTCCACGGGACGACCGCGCCGACGACTCCGGCCGGCTCGCGGGTGACGAGGGCGAGCGCGTCGGGCGCGGTGTGCGGGGACTCGTCGGTGAGCTTGTCGGCCAACTGCCCGTAAAAGCGGAAGGTGTTGACGGCGGCACGCAATTCGATGTCGTACGCGTCCGTGATGGGTTTGCCCATCTCCAGGCTCACGGTGAGGGCGAGGCGGTCGCGCCGTTCCTCCAGGAGGTCGGCGAGGCGGAGCAGTGCGCGGCCGCGGTCGGCGGGGGCGAGGCGGGGCCACGGGCCGGCGTCGAAGGCGCGGCGTGCGGCGGCCACCGCGGCGTCGACCTCGGCCGCGCCACCGTCCGCGACCTGCGCGAGAACCTGTCCGTCACGGGGTGACACGGCCGCGTAGGTTGCGCCGCCGCCCGGTTCGTCGGAGCCGTCGATGTGGTGGAAGCCGGACAGGTCCAGCTCCTTGGCGCGGCTCAGCCACTCGTCGTGGGTGAGTTCCAGCATGGTGTGGCCTCCGGCTCACTGAATGTGTTTGAGGTCAAAGGAAATCGCGCCCGCTTGTCGGGGTGCGCCGGCGGCCTGTGCGCCGGGCGCACCCCGAGAGGGAGCGGGCAGAGTCAGGCCGTCGCGGCCCGCGCACGAACCGCCCGGGCCGCGACGGCGCTCAGCACGAGGACGGCCGGGACGCTCAGCACGAGCCAGGTCGCCGTCTCGGCCGAACCGCCGATGAGCGTCGTGAAGTTGGCCAGGATCACCCAGATCGCGCCCCCGATTCCGAGCGCGCCCAGGGCCGGCGCGATCAGCGTGTTCCAGGGGCGGGTGTCGAGGCGTTCCCTGCGGAAGAAGACGATCACGGAGACCGACGTCAGGAAGTACAGCAGCATCATCGCGAGGACGGCCACCCCGCTGAACCAGGAGAAGAGGCTCAGCACGGGGTCCTTGCCGAGCAGCGCGAAGGGCACGACAAGGAGCAGCGCGAGCGCGGTCTGCACGGTGCCGGCGGCCCAGGGCGAGTGGCGCCGGTTGAGCGTACAGAGTCTGCGCGGGAGCACCCCTTCGCGGCCGAGCGAGAACAGGTAGCGGTTGGCGGAGTTGTGGAAGGCGAGGATGCCGGCGAAGAGCGAGGTGGCGAGCAGGACCGGCAGGACGTCGCCCGCCCAGCCGCCGAACAGGTCCGCGACGGGCGAGAGGACGAACACCACGCCGTCGCCGCCCGCCAGCGCCTTGCCCGCGGCCGCGGTGGCGTGCGAGGCCCCGTAGGCGGAGACGAGCATCCAGGAGGTGAAGGCGAAGAAGCCGGTGACGACGGCGACGGACAGGTAAGTGGCGCGCGGAACGGTCTTCTTGGGCTCACGCGCCTCCTCTCCGTAGATCGCGGTCGCCTCGAAGCCGAACATCGACGCCACCGCGAACATCAGCGCCACCCCCGGTGCCCCTTGCAGCGCGGCCTTCGGCGAGAAGCTCTCGGCGAGGCCGAGTCCTTCCGGGCCGCCGCCCTTGACCAGGGTGACCAGCGCGAAGACGAGCAGGATGCTGAACTCGGCGATAACGAAGACCGCGAGCACCTTGGCGCCCATCTCGATGCCGGCGGCGCCGAGCACCTGGACGATCACCATCGTGACCACGGCCCAGACCCACCAGGGCGCGTCGAGGCCCGTGTACTGCGCCACAAGCCCGCTCACGATGGACCCGTAGAGCCCGTACATGGCGGCCTGGATCGTGCAGTAGGCGAAGAGTGCGACACCGGCGCTGCCGGTGCCCGTGGTCCGGCCGAGGCCCCTGCCTATGTACGTGTAGAAGGCGCCGGCGTCCACGACATGGCGACCCATGGCGACGAAGCCGACCGAGAAGAGGAAGATCACCGCACCGGCCACGGCGTATCCGGCCGGGGCACCCGCGCCGTTGCCGAGGCCGACGGAGATGGGGAGCGCGCCTGCGATGCCGGTCAGCGGCGCCTGCGCGGAGAGGACGAAGAAGAGGATGCCCACGACGCCGAGGGCGTTGGACTTGAGCTTGCCTGCTGTGGGCGGGTCCTGCACGGTCTGTTGCCTTGTGACCGTCTGACTGTCCACGCGGATCACCTGCCGGGGATGAGGGAGGGGCGATTCGTTTCAGGCCAAACGAGTTGCCCCATAGTCGGATGGGACTCGGCGTTTGGCAAGGCCCTGCGGGATGGTTCCGGCTGGGCTCCGTCTGTCCCCCGAACCCGTGGGTGGCGAAGGTCAGACGTCTTCTTCGGAGTCGGCCCCGAGCCCGCGCAGCAGGGACCTCAACTCCTCCAGCGCGGCCTCGGTCATCTCCGGCTCGCCCAGCACGAGTTGGTGCAGGACGAGACCGTCCAGCGCGGCGAAGACGAGCCGCATGAGGGCCGGGCTCGCATCCTCGGGAAGCATGCGGTTCAACTCGCGCTGGGCCGCGTCGAAGTA
The DNA window shown above is from Streptomyces sp. NBC_01445 and carries:
- a CDS encoding methylated-DNA--[protein]-cysteine S-methyltransferase, translated to MTVYTTLDSPLGELLLVGEESATAKGGTALAALTVPGQKNGAVVKDDWAEDADAFTEITAQLRAYFDGRLTHFDIEYTGSGSEFQQRVWKALEAIPYGSTLTYGDVAARIGASKAAVRAVGTAIGANPLLVVRPCHRVIGANGTLTGYAGGLERKRQLLDLEGLRQTA
- a CDS encoding serine hydrolase is translated as MQGTHMPLPRRAKQGLAAALAAGSALTAFAAAAPAQAGAAAGTSSAATSVGGSPVRCTSHRPGLADRLERDIAASLHGHGKASALALYDRTTDTSCAFRADTAFDSASVVKVTILGALLRQVADENRHLTSREVDLTTAMITKSDNAATNALWHQIGHDGIQHFLNLAGMRDTVPGPKGAWGRTQITAGDQVKLLRLLTSETNVLGARSRSYALRLMNRVVPDQRWGTPAGAPGTATVHVKNGWLPRSTNGWRVHSVGVFTGGGHDYGMAVLSHDNRTMENGVATVERAARVINRDLNLPKAS
- a CDS encoding 2OG-Fe(II) oxygenase, encoding MLDTTRLTGPVADRVAHEEWGALADELNTYGNAPTGRLLTPEECRRIADLYDDAERFRTTVDMARHRFGSGQYRYFTHVLPDVVRELREAFYPRLLPIARDWAEKLGRPAPWPDSLDEWIEMCHTAGQDRSAQILLRYGPGDWNALHRDVFGDMLFPLQVVVGLDAPGTDFTGGEFLMTEQRARAQSRGSSTTLLQGHGLIFTTRDRPVASKRGWSNAPMRHGVSTVRTGQRHTLGLVFHDAA
- a CDS encoding maleylpyruvate isomerase N-terminal domain-containing protein produces the protein MDLFSRSWTALRTAVAEVPDEDYERPSGCTGWLVRDLVCHLVIGAQDVLITLVTPAESEPTVDAVTYWGIVEPPTGEDPLDALIPRLAAAYGEPRWLKFHLDDVGSAAGRAAQLADPAARVSTRDEVLTVGDFLSAYVLEWTLHHLDLIAHLPSAAQPPAEALAAVRATLEKISGTPFPASFSDTDALLVGTGRRTPTDEEKAALGDFAERLPLVIG
- a CDS encoding MarR family winged helix-turn-helix transcriptional regulator, translating into MPGQRSITEAEKLAEAKLGGMPVRHEQMAVVANIYRAASAVRQHLENSVLRESDLTWTAFVVLWVIWVWGESETRHVAEEAGISKGTLTGVSRTLEARGLVRRAGHPNDGRLVLLSLTDEGEELMRRVFPKFNEEEAFVAGQLSDEECRSIADGLRRVVLQVEEHGEERRLDLLDGAEPAPRRSGRRPKA
- a CDS encoding aldehyde dehydrogenase gives rise to the protein MLELTHDEWLSRAKELDLSGFHHIDGSDEPGGGATYAAVSPRDGQVLAQVADGGAAEVDAAVAAARRAFDAGPWPRLAPADRGRALLRLADLLEERRDRLALTVSLEMGKPITDAYDIELRAAVNTFRFYGQLADKLTDESPHTAPDALALVTREPAGVVGAVVPWNFPLTIASWKVAPALAAGCTVVLKPSENSPLSALQLGRLATEAGLPPGVLNVVTGDGPTAGRAIGLHPDVDVLAFTGSTAVGRHFLHYAADSNLKRVWLELGGKSPNIILPDAPDLEKAAATAAWGIFFNQGEMCTAPSRLLVHASVAERVTEAIVRRAGELRVGDPLDPATEMGALVGEAHLGRVLDHIDTGTSEGARLRTGGTRTLADTGGSFLQPTVFDEVNPGMRLAREEIFGPVLSVLTFHDLDEAVALANATEYGLAAGLWTSDLSTAHQVSRALKAGTVWVNCYEEGDLTVPFGGMKQSGNGRDKSAHALEKYTELKTTWIQL
- a CDS encoding APC family permease — encoded protein: MDSQTVTRQQTVQDPPTAGKLKSNALGVVGILFFVLSAQAPLTGIAGALPISVGLGNGAGAPAGYAVAGAVIFLFSVGFVAMGRHVVDAGAFYTYIGRGLGRTTGTGSAGVALFAYCTIQAAMYGLYGSIVSGLVAQYTGLDAPWWVWAVVTMVIVQVLGAAGIEMGAKVLAVFVIAEFSILLVFALVTLVKGGGPEGLGLAESFSPKAALQGAPGVALMFAVASMFGFEATAIYGEEAREPKKTVPRATYLSVAVVTGFFAFTSWMLVSAYGASHATAAAGKALAGGDGVVFVLSPVADLFGGWAGDVLPVLLATSLFAGILAFHNSANRYLFSLGREGVLPRRLCTLNRRHSPWAAGTVQTALALLLVVPFALLGKDPVLSLFSWFSGVAVLAMMLLYFLTSVSVIVFFRRERLDTRPWNTLIAPALGALGIGGAIWVILANFTTLIGGSAETATWLVLSVPAVLVLSAVAARAVRARAATA
- a CDS encoding gamma-glutamyl-gamma-aminobutyrate hydrolase family protein, producing MTARPLIAVPARFATSTSALRYAAEVNARALIEAVWNAGGEPVTVHPHAPGGTADPGEVAARLARFDGLLLPGGGDIAPHRYGVAAAHASVYDVDDTQDAFDLELARQALDAAIPLLAICRGLQVVNTALGGTLHQDMGGPEREHRHIVHPVAIERLSLLEQATGTEKVDASCYHHQRVDRLGSGLSVTARAVDGTVEALELPEARGWFTAVQWHPEDTAHEDGAQQGIFDALVRAARAHD
- a CDS encoding 2OG-Fe(II) oxygenase, with the protein product MNQPHQRTPAPDTLFSDHAPAAGAPPRIPYDPTVPALGELNWADLYGQLNDAGVAVTPPLLSRTQCQEIIDTFGEPALFRSTVVMQRYQFGRGTYKYYADPTDVPLVQTLRERLYPPMAWMANQWAPQLGERTFPGTLDELIDECADNGQKRPTPLILQYGQGDYACLHQDIYGDIVFPLQIAVMLNQPGEDFTGGENVFVEQRPRFQSRAMVVKPQLGQGMIFPVRHRPVRGKNGFRRHPMRHGTNAVESGHRNALGLIFHNAR